The sequence CTGCGCGAACGCGCCAATTTTGGCCCGAACGAGTCGCTTGATATCTCGCGTGCGCTCGACAAGGCGGGCGCGCTGAACACCAGCACCCAGTCGGTGCAGCGCGAATACATCGAGTATCTGCAGTCCGCCGTTGGCAAGGTTGGCGTGCTTTATCCGGGCGAGGTGATCAAGATCGCCAACCAGGGGATCAAGGCGACTGCCCTGCAGGCGACCGATCCGTTCGTGCGCGATGCGTTGGCCGAAGCAAACCGTCGCTTGGCAGCTGACAAGGCCTCGCTCGCCGGGCTTGAGCGCGATGCCCGCGCGCCTGCGGCGACGGCGAAGACCGTACTGATCGGTGCCGATACCCTGCTAAGCTATGATCAGGATGCCAAGGCGGCGGAACTGTACCAGATTGCGCTGGGCAAACCGGGCGTTGACCTGGCCGGCGCCAACCTGCGCCTGGGCATCGCCCTGGTGAAGCAGGGCAAAATGGCTGAGGCCGAAGCGGCCCTTGCCAAGGTTGATGGTCCGCGCAAGGGCATTGCCCAGCTCTGGACCCTGCTTGCCAAGGGCAAGGTCGTTCCGGCGGTCTGATCAGGTCTATGTCGATCGGAAGGGGCGGCGGGCAACTGCCGCCCTTTTCATTTGCGCTCAGTCAGCGGCGTAAAACTCGCCCGTCGCTTCATCCAGCACATGCAGCACGCCATCACTGATCGCGAAAAACACGCCGCGCAGCTTGAGCGAGCCTTCGCGTTCCTTGGCAAGAACTTGTGGGAATGTGCGCAAGTTTGACAGGCTGACCTTCACCCCTGCCATTTCCATTGCGCGTTCGGCTTCCGGACCTTCGGTCCCGTGGCGCAGCGATACCATGTGGCGGGCTCCATCCAGCAGCCCGATCCAGTCAGCCACGAAGCCGCCTTCGCCGCGCGGCGCACCTTGCAACTCGCGCGTCAAAGCTGCCTTGCAGCCACCACACATGCCGTGGCCCATGACGACCACCTGCTTTACCTGCAGCTTCTGGATGGCGAAC comes from Novosphingobium ginsenosidimutans and encodes:
- a CDS encoding carbonic anhydrase, whose amino-acid sequence is MPEFATLLEGYRRFRTGAYREQKERYDRLAEEGQSPKLLVIACSDSRVDPAQVFDVDPGEIFVVRNVAALVPPFETAPGLHGVSAALEFAIQKLQVKQVVVMGHGMCGGCKAALTRELQGAPRGEGGFVADWIGLLDGARHMVSLRHGTEGPEAERAMEMAGVKVSLSNLRTFPQVLAKEREGSLKLRGVFFAISDGVLHVLDEATGEFYAAD